A stretch of Fundicoccus culcitae DNA encodes these proteins:
- a CDS encoding Mu transposase domain-containing protein yields the protein MKQENWIQAHVSMFQFFGGVTSMIVCDNLRTSMVKHPKNGDVILNAQYRELTDYYRTVVIPAQPRTPNGKASVESTVGKISSQIIAKLRHETFHSVYEANQAVQELLIEFNHKGFQKRKGSRLSVFTEEEKEFFQPLPTNPYQYGVWKVATVQYHYHVSVDKMFYSVPYECIKKKVDVRITKRLIEVFFKQKRICSHPRLYGQPGQYSTRQDQMPLTHQEASEWNGTRFIKWAKQIGENTQTVIERLLASYRIEQQAYNGCRSLLKLADLHTPQELESACQKALSLIYAPRYKNIKRILETNQTKQNQPTKETPENGSTHAFLRGSQYYGGSQDESTQL from the coding sequence ATGAAACAAGAAAATTGGATCCAAGCCCATGTTAGTATGTTTCAATTTTTTGGTGGTGTTACTTCAATGATCGTATGCGATAACTTACGAACCAGTATGGTAAAGCATCCGAAAAATGGGGATGTTATTCTAAATGCACAGTACCGAGAACTAACTGATTACTATCGAACGGTTGTGATACCAGCTCAACCAAGAACCCCTAATGGCAAAGCCAGTGTAGAGAGTACGGTTGGGAAAATATCATCCCAAATCATTGCGAAGTTGCGTCACGAAACCTTCCATTCTGTGTATGAAGCTAACCAAGCAGTTCAAGAATTACTCATCGAATTCAATCATAAAGGATTTCAAAAGAGAAAAGGGTCCCGTTTAAGTGTCTTCACTGAAGAAGAGAAAGAATTTTTTCAACCATTACCGACGAATCCCTATCAATATGGTGTTTGGAAGGTAGCGACCGTTCAATATCATTATCATGTATCCGTTGATAAAATGTTTTATTCTGTCCCTTATGAATGCATAAAGAAAAAAGTAGATGTTCGTATAACAAAACGGCTGATAGAAGTATTCTTCAAACAAAAACGCATTTGTAGTCATCCGCGTCTATATGGACAACCTGGACAATATTCAACACGCCAAGATCAAATGCCTCTAACACATCAGGAGGCTTCGGAGTGGAATGGGACTCGGTTTATTAAATGGGCAAAACAAATAGGCGAGAATACACAAACAGTGATTGAACGCTTATTAGCTTCGTATCGTATTGAACAACAGGCTTATAACGGCTGTCGTTCGCTATTGAAACTGGCAGATTTACATACTCCGCAAGAATTAGAATCTGCTTGTCAAAAAGCCTTATCGCTTATTTATGCTCCTCGCTATAAAAATATTAAACGAATCTTAGAGACGAATCAAACAAAACAAAATCAACCAACAAAAGAAACTCCAGAGAATGGTTCGACTCATGCATTCTTAAGAGGAAGTCAATATTATGGAGGGTCTCAAGATGAATCAACACAACTATGA
- a CDS encoding DUF262 domain-containing protein, giving the protein MSNVSLVENNNEESISYSNDDLYNISSWGADMTFRELTLMYSEGDLVKPELQRKFVWTIDEASRFIDSILLGLPVPSIFLAVDTDEKRLIVDGYQRIMSVNDFFRGIFTNTEKVFRLSNKNNINKKWRGKTFDELTTEEKRRIRTTTIHAIIFEQKHPKDDTGMYQIFERINTSGKSLKSQEIRNCVYQGSFNSLLFKLNLNDNWRKILRSEKEDSRMGDIELILRFFAMSEFEKSKEFNEKQINLNKYLNEYMGKNRNLIKEDIDELENQFVSTLEIALKFFGINVFKRKNSKHVYLKKIHPTTFDAVAVSILKAIEKGFDFNENIDFSKRYENLLLDKEFQNATSSRTTNVVQIKKRFNIASRYLFDLNYFEN; this is encoded by the coding sequence ATGAGTAATGTGAGTTTGGTAGAAAATAATAATGAAGAGAGTATCTCATATTCGAATGATGATTTATATAACATAAGTTCTTGGGGAGCTGATATGACTTTTAGAGAGTTAACACTAATGTATTCTGAAGGTGATCTAGTAAAGCCAGAGCTACAGCGAAAATTTGTATGGACTATAGATGAAGCAAGCCGGTTTATTGATTCAATATTGTTAGGGTTACCTGTTCCTAGTATTTTTTTGGCTGTAGACACAGATGAAAAAAGATTAATCGTTGATGGTTACCAACGAATAATGAGCGTAAATGACTTCTTTCGAGGGATATTTACGAATACTGAAAAAGTATTTAGACTATCTAATAAAAACAACATCAATAAAAAATGGAGAGGTAAGACATTTGATGAATTAACTACAGAAGAAAAAAGACGCATTAGGACAACAACTATTCACGCTATAATTTTTGAGCAAAAGCATCCCAAGGATGATACTGGAATGTATCAAATTTTTGAAAGAATTAACACTAGTGGAAAGTCTCTCAAATCACAAGAAATTAGAAATTGTGTGTATCAAGGTTCATTTAATTCGCTTTTATTTAAATTGAATCTTAATGATAATTGGAGGAAAATTTTGAGATCAGAAAAAGAAGATAGTAGAATGGGGGATATTGAACTAATTTTAAGATTTTTTGCAATGAGTGAATTTGAAAAAAGTAAAGAATTTAATGAAAAACAAATTAATTTGAATAAGTATCTTAATGAATACATGGGTAAAAATAGAAATTTAATTAAAGAAGATATTGATGAACTCGAAAATCAATTTGTTAGTACCCTAGAAATTGCCTTAAAATTTTTTGGTATCAATGTTTTTAAACGTAAAAACTCTAAACATGTTTACTTAAAAAAAATCCATCCTACTACCTTTGATGCTGTAGCAGTGTCTATTTTAAAGGCAATCGAAAAAGGTTTTGATTTTAATGAAAACATAGATTTTTCAAAGAGATATGAAAACTTACTTTTGGATAAAGAATTTCAGAATGCTACATCCTCTCGAACAACCAATGTGGTTCAAATTAAAAAAAGATTTAATATTGCATCTCGCTATTTATTCGACTTGAATTATTTTGAGAATTGA
- a CDS encoding ATP-binding protein has protein sequence MERLVKQANFSDSNARLEDIQYLSDRHLNKDVFQKLSTNKYLDEHKNIIFVGATGSGKSYLACALGKNACLSGTRVNYIRLPDLLADLKLARIEGRYPKVVKQCQKIDLLIIDEFLLVPIPQQAQQDILEVLERRYRLHSTIFCSQFKVDGWHERLGGGVLADAILDRALSKSQQILIEGEKSMRSRI, from the coding sequence ATTGAACGGCTTGTAAAACAAGCAAATTTTTCTGATTCAAATGCACGCTTAGAAGATATCCAATATCTATCTGACCGTCACTTGAACAAAGATGTTTTTCAAAAGCTATCAACGAATAAATATTTAGATGAACACAAAAATATTATTTTTGTTGGAGCTACTGGGTCAGGAAAAAGTTACCTGGCTTGTGCATTAGGTAAGAATGCCTGTTTATCAGGAACTAGAGTGAATTATATCCGGTTGCCTGACTTATTAGCGGATTTAAAATTAGCTCGTATAGAAGGTCGGTATCCAAAAGTAGTTAAACAATGTCAGAAAATTGATTTATTGATTATTGATGAATTTCTGCTTGTTCCAATACCTCAACAAGCACAACAAGATATTTTAGAGGTATTAGAACGTCGTTATCGACTTCATTCAACAATCTTTTGTTCTCAATTTAAAGTAGATGGTTGGCATGAACGATTAGGAGGCGGAGTGTTGGCGGATGCGATCTTAGACCGTGCACTATCTAAATCTCAACAGATACTAATAGAAGGTGAAAAATCGATGCGTTCAAGAATATAA
- a CDS encoding HEPN domain-containing protein: MEKILFKDVDTELEQIKIWINKNKFDKKTKYLISYSTIRACGVIEQCYKKIIHDYLSENAKSDTIGYLQKKIIDSSDNPKTGNIEKLLSEVNSQFCEDFKSKIQAHEKSDLNSLVQNRNDFAHGRDIKISINTVIKYFESSKNIINYLEEVLS; the protein is encoded by the coding sequence ATGGAGAAAATTTTATTTAAAGATGTTGATACGGAATTAGAACAAATTAAAATTTGGATAAATAAAAATAAGTTCGATAAAAAAACAAAGTACTTAATATCTTATTCAACGATAAGAGCATGTGGTGTAATAGAACAATGTTACAAAAAAATAATACATGACTACTTGTCTGAAAATGCAAAAAGCGACACAATTGGATATTTACAGAAGAAAATAATTGATAGTTCTGATAATCCGAAAACTGGAAATATCGAAAAATTATTATCAGAAGTAAATTCTCAATTTTGTGAAGATTTTAAAAGTAAAATTCAAGCACATGAAAAATCAGATTTAAATTCTTTAGTTCAAAATAGGAACGATTTTGCTCATGGCCGTGATATTAAAATTAGTATTAATACTGTAATAAAGTACTTCGAATCTTCAAAAAATATAATTAATTATTTGGAAGAGGTTTTAAGTTAA